Proteins encoded within one genomic window of Lagenorhynchus albirostris chromosome 9, mLagAlb1.1, whole genome shotgun sequence:
- the LOC132526504 gene encoding LOW QUALITY PROTEIN: olfactory receptor 52B4-like (The sequence of the model RefSeq protein was modified relative to this genomic sequence to represent the inferred CDS: inserted 1 base in 1 codon; substituted 1 base at 1 genomic stop codon) yields MRAEGDVSGGLHGYVSLNHTGVSHTVFHLLGIPGLEDQHMWISIPFFFSYVIALSGNSLLIFIIVTKHSLHEPMYLFLCMLAGADFVLSTCVVLQALAIFWFCAGDISLNRCITQFFITHSTFMSESGTLLVXAFDCYIAICFYPLRYTTILTHTLIGQIGVTIFLRSYCMIFPMIFLLKRLTFCQSNIIPDTCCEHIGLAKYACNDIXVNIWYGLSVIMLTVVLDVLLIFVSYTLILHAVFHVPSQDACHKALNTCGSHVCIIILFYGPAIITTITQQFGSQVPPHIHILLDNVCILAPPMLNPITYGIKIEQIREQVAHIFFPMQK; encoded by the exons ATGAGAGCAGAAG GTGATGTCTCTGGTGGTCTCCATGGGTATGTTTCCTTAAACCACACTGGTGTCAGTCACACAGTCTTCCACTTGCTGGGCATCCCTGGCCTAGAGGACCAGCACATGTGGATTTccatccctttcttcttttcgTACGTCATTGCCCTATCTGGGAACAGCCTTCTCATATTCATTATTGTGACAAAACACAGCCTCCATGAACCCATGTACCTCTTCCTCTGCATGCTGGCTGGGGCAGACTTTGTCCTCTCCACATGCGTAGTACTTCAGGCCTTGGCCATCTTCTGGTTCTGTGCTGGGGACATCTCCTTGAATCGCTGCATCACACAGTTCTTCATTACACACAGCACTTTCATGTCTGAGTCAGGGACCTTGCTGG TGGCCTTTGACTGCTACATTGCCATATGCTTCTACCCACTGAGGTACACCACTATTCTTACACACACACTGATCGGGCAAATTGGTGTTACCATCTTTCTGAGAAGTTATTGTATGATTTTCCCCATGATATTTCTTCTGAAAAGACTGACTTTCTGCCAAAGTAATATAATTCCAGACACCTGTTGTGAACACATTGGCTTGGCCAAATATGCTTGTAATGACATATGAGTAAACATCTGGTATGGACTCTCTGTTATAATGTTAACAGTGGTCTTAGATGTCCTATTAATTTTCGTTTCCTACACACTTATTCTCCATGCTGTCTTCCACGTGCCTTCCCAAGATGCTTGTCACAAGGCTCTCAACACGTGTGGCTCTCATGTCTGCATCATCATCCTCTTTTATGGGCCTGCGATCATCACAACGATTACTCAGCAGTTTGGAAGCCAGGTTCCACCTCATATCCACATCTTGTTGGATAATGTGTGCATTCTGGCTCCACCTATGCTGAATCCCATCACTTATGGGATCAAGATCGAGCAAATTCGAGAGCAGGTAGCTCACATATTTTTTCCAATGCAGAAATAA
- the LOC132526505 gene encoding RNA polymerase II subunit A C-terminal domain phosphatase SSU72 like protein 3-like, with the protein MPSSPLRVAVVCMRNINRSMEAHSILRKKSFSVRFFGMGSLMRFPRLASKEPVAYDFSTSCNMMQKDLSCKDQKYYKGNGVLHILKRSDRIKPHPERFQECRDPFDVIFTCAERVYNRVVAAMCARDQETWQPVHVINVDIEDTLELATLGSLIICELCQGLQQVEDMEGSLAELLQAEKEKTGGNFLHTVCFC; encoded by the coding sequence ATGCCCTCCTCTCCACTCAGAGTGGCTGTGGTCTGTATGCGTAACATAAACAGGAGCATGGAAGCCCACAGCATCCTCAGGAAGAAAAGTTTCAGTGTCAGGTTTTTTGGAATGGGATCCCTCATGAGGTTCCCAAGACTGGCGTCCAAGGAACCAGTGGCTTATGACTTTTCAACTTCATGTAATATGATGCAGAAAGACCTTTCCTGTAAAGACCAAAAATACTACAAAGGGAATGGAGTCTTACACATCTTGAAAAGAAGTGACAGAATCAAGCCTCACCCAGAAAGATTTCAAGAGTGCAGAGATCCCTTCGATGTCATCTTCACCTGTGCGGAGAGAGTCTATAACAGGGTTGTGGCAGCTATGTGTGCCAGAGATCAGGAGACCTGGCAGCCTGTGCACGTGATCAATGTGGACATAGAGGACACCCTGGAATTAGCCACCCTTGGATCTCTGATCATCTGTGAGCTCTGCCAAGGTCTCCAGCAGGTGGAAGACATGGAAGGCAGTCTGGCTGAGTTGCTccaggcagagaaggagaaaacaggGGGGAACTTTCTTCACACAGTCTGCTTCTGCTGA
- the LOC132525296 gene encoding RNA polymerase II subunit A C-terminal domain phosphatase SSU72 like protein 3-like yields MPSSPLRVAVVCMSNMNRSMEAHSVLMKKGFNVKSFGVGSCVRLPGRAGNLPVVYDFSTTYEQMSKDLLRKDGERYRSNGVLHVLGRNERIKPHPERFQECRDPFDVIFTCQESVYDRVVADLCTREQETCQPVHVINVDIDDTLEDATLGSLIICELCQGLQQADDMESSLAELLLAAEGKTGRSFLHTVCFY; encoded by the coding sequence ATGCCCTCCTCTCCACTCAGGGTGGCTGTGGTCTGTATGAGTAACATGAACAGGAGCATGGAAGCCCACAGCGTCCTCATGAAGAAAGGGTTCAATGTCAAGTCTTTTGGAGTCGGATCCTGTGTGAGGCTCCCAGGACGTGCAGGTAACCTCCCCGTGGTTTATGATTTTTCCACCACGTATGAGCAAATGAGCAAGGACCTTCTCCGCAAAGATGGAGAACGCTATAGAAGCAATGGTGTCTTACACGTCTTGGGAAGAAATGAGAGAATCAAGCCTCACCCGGAAAGATTTCAAGAGTGCAGGGATCCCTTTGATGTCATCTTCACATGTCAGGAGAGCGTCTATGACAGGGTGGTGGCAGATCTGTGCACCCGAGAGCAGGAGACCTGTCAACCTGTTCACGTGATCAACGTGGACATAGACGACACCCTGGAGGACGCCACTCTTGGATCTCTGATCATCTGTGAGCTCTGCCAAGGTCTCCAGCAGGCAGATGACATGGAAAGCAGTCTGGCTGAGCTTCTCCTGGCAGCAGAGGGGAAAACAGGAAGGAGCTTTCTGCACACGGTCTGCTTCTACTGA
- the LOC132525297 gene encoding RNA polymerase II subunit A C-terminal domain phosphatase SSU72 like protein 3-like, protein MYTTLTRKVKNARAGMEPYTPWEEIRESNPTQKIQDCKYPFDVNSTCEESIFNRIVEDLCAREQETCQTVHLINVDTDDTLEDTTLGALIICELCQRLQHADDLEDHLAQLLLAVEGKTGRSFLHMVCFY, encoded by the coding sequence ATGTACACAACCTTAACAAGAAAGGTAAAGAATGCTAGAGCAGGAATGGAACCTTACACACCTTGGGAAGAAATAAGAGAATCAAACCCCACTCAGAAGATTCAAGACTGCAAGTATCCCTTTGATGTCAATTCCACCTGTGAGGAGAGCATCTTCAACAGAATTGTGGAAGATCTGTGTGCCAGAGAGCAGGAGACCTGTCAGACTGTGCACTTGATCAATGTGGACACGGATGACACCCTGGAGGACACCACCCTTGGAGCTTTGATCATCTGTGAGCTCTGCCAACGCCTCCAGCATGCTGATGACCTAGAAGACCatctggcccagctgctcctggcAGTGGAGGGGAAAACTGGAAGGAGCTTTCTTCACATGGTCTGCTTCTACTGA